TATTAAGGACACAGTGGAACTGTTCTATGTATATGTATCTACTGTATTACACAATTTTGTTCTTCTCTCTGTTCTATGGTTACAAGAACATTTTATGAAAAGTAAGAATTGAAGGATTATCATCATACAATTTAAGTATTCCCTTATTCTATATTATCTGATTGAGAATATTTGATAGTACCCGCAGGAGTTCATAATTTTCCATACAGCTTGGGATACGTTGGTGCTCACTGGAGATAGAAGTTATTATAACAAAGTAATTCTTGCTTAGTATAAACTCCAGAAGTTCTATTAGAAATATATTCATTTCCACATTTTactccattttttaaaaagttggtaTTGCAGGGGTTCCCTTCATTTGTTGTATACTCATGTATAGCGACTCCACGCCACATGTTTTTTTCTAGATGGAAGTCATTAAGTCTTTTCAAAACATCAGATGCATCCTGTATGTATGGAGGCAAACTGGTAACATATTctctcaatatatatttatttatatattacacttcCCTGTTCTAATAAGCTTCTAATGCCAGATATCATTGGCCTACCACGAGGGATCTTATTGTTCTATGTTCTTATGAACAGGTTGTTACCTTAGGATCATCCACTTTTAGAAAATTTAGTTCTGATTGTACTATCATTCCACTTCTAAAGGCTCCTGTAATTATTCTCTCATTGTTCTTGAATATTTTTTCGTGGGATTAAAAATCAACTGCTTATAACAATTGGCATTTAAAAGTTTATTAAAAGCCTCAGCCAGATCACCAAGTTTCCACCTTTGTCCGATGGTTTGACCTGTACATCATTTCAAGTTTGGATTTTGGATTTCTTTTATAGCTTTAACTTCCATTGGAGAAAGGTTCCatttcatctctttttttttaagatgATTTGCAATTGACCTAAATGTTTTGATACCATTGTTATAAAGGTTTTAATTTGCGGACAATTTATTTCATTTAGAAATTCTTTTCCCAGAAAAAATTATCCAAATCTGGTAATGTCTCAATATGGATGGGAGTAAGTGTTTTATTATAGACATTAATTATTCACATGGACGATTCCCTACCTACTTGTATTTGTGAAATCTTCTCTGATGTTTCTATTCAACTTTCCTTATTATTTGATTCCTATTTCTTAGATTTCTTTCTGCCccttcaaatctttttttttttactctccctATGAATGCTCTTAAAAATCCTATTTCTCTGTGTTTTTTACTATATTTCCTTGAACTATTATTGACACTTTTGGAAGATTCTGCTTCCAATGTTTCAAAATTATTTAGAGAAGCACCTTCTTTAttatcaaatattttattgtgtgatctcacattcatttaaaagcttttttatttctagaaaatttatttttcttatgttcaaatattattttttcaaaggCTGTTTTTTCTGAATTTGAAAATTACTTTGAAAATCCAATGAGGTTTAAACTCTTTTAATTTAGaactaatcttttctattttcttaCTATATTGATCCAAGAGCAGGTTGTCATTTCTAATCAATATTTCTATTCATTCTTTAGAGCCTTTCAGAAGGGACTTTTCCCATTTGGATTTTAACTCTTCAGTTTGCAACTCATATGCTGGAAAAACACTTTGAGACCTCAAGGAGTTGTGGATTGTTTTAATTATCCCTCCAATGTCCTCTTATTCCACCTCTTATTCATTGTTTTTGAAATAATGAATTTCACATTACCCAAATCATctttccaattattttttttaaaattattatttatttttttaataacacaGGCAGGTTATAAATGCACAACCAACAAATTGGCATGGTAGGCTATTGACATTGAGAGAATATCTTTTCAATTATTTGATATCTCTTTTCCTACTTCTAGGTCCTCAGAAAAGTTTGACCGAGTATCATCTTTCCTTTGATTATGTCTATTGCTTATCTCTGCAGATAGAATGAAATTGGCCATTCTTTTAATCAAAAAGTCTGTGACTTGTTGTTCTATATTCCTTGTtacattaatacaatatatttgtatCAAAGAGGATGATGGCTTGTACTGTATTAATGTTTCTATTAATATTAAATAGtcattatatttgtaattaatttccCAAATTATTTTTGTGCTGGATAATAAAGAAATTGAGATACACTTCAACATATAATTATATGGTATATATAAGGAAATTAGCCACACCAGAATGGTCTTTATTTTAGTTACTTTCTGCTGGTGATATATGCcaatattattttcttcttgGGGTGCTCTCCTAGAAcagttataatatataaataaaaaagagaaagaaaagctcTAATATCAGAGGTGCATTGTATATATtaagacactaagggctagatttactaagctgcgggtttgaaaaagtgggggtgttgcctatagcaaccaatcagattctaactgtcattttgtagaaggcactaaataaatgaaagctagaatctgattggttgctataggcaacatccccactttttcaaacccgcagcttagtaaatctagccctaagacagtactaaaacacaaaaaaataaatttttgatatcattaaaaatgcaatttatattttttaataatttcttAATTTTCATGTCATTACCTCAATCAAAATTACGTACACTACCCCCTCTCTCTAaagttttatcattttttaaGTTTTCTAAATTGTCTACAAATAAAGAAGTATTATGAGACATGTATAGACAATTTAATTGATTTATTCACTAATTAGTGGTCACATAGATATAGATTCATCTATTACTGGCTTCTAGTTGTTCCTCTCCAACCTGAACTAGGAGGTATATGTGGGGGCATTACCTCACACTTAACGAGGAAAAATATGTAGTTAACTAAATAGGTGTAATTTTAAAAACTTCAGTAATGTTGTTAAATATACCTGTCAAATGCCTTTGACTTTTGCCTCAATGATTAATATTTTCAGTGTATCAGCCATAAACTCATTTTTACTAAATTGTATGTTAGTGAAAATGAGTATATGAGTTGTTTGTGCATTTTTGCACAGATAAGAGCAGACATTTTAGCCAGTCCCATCACCTACTAATTAATGACACCCCATGCCAACAAGTATTTCTTCTGCAAGAGTCCCCCCAGGACCACCAACATCTGAACTTTACTAGCTGTACATGCAGGTAGGATTGGTATGTGTATTAAACAAGGATTTGGATTAAATTTGGTAGAACTTTTGTTCAGTCTGAAATCATATTTACCATACATGCACTTAGCACAACTTTAATTCTCCCCCACAGTTTTACCAGCCAGTGTTCTCAAAACTGTATTGCTGCTATATTGTCATGGTGAGGGTACATGGGGGAGATATGTCCCCAATGAGCAGCTGTCATCCAAAGGAGTACATATCttttaatatatctatattttcatCTTAAGTGGTATAATCGGTGTAGAATCATCTTGCCACAGTggggtatttataaaaaaaaataagcaaggcTACAATGTAAGTAAATTAGCAGTAAGTTAAAGACTATTGAAAACTTTGTGAAGAATATTTATAAGTCTGCTTACCTTGATCTTAATTTGTGCCAATAGAGATCTCATAAAGTGTTACAATGTTAAACTCTGCCATAGGATTTGGCCATCAGTAACTGAGCAAAGAGTGAAGCTTGCATCTCTCATACTTCTATCTGCTTATCAGATATTAACCAGGGCAGCTGCAAATAGTGATGCAGGGTCCGCCCATGTGTGACCAGCACAACTTCCCACAATATTAAACTGGTGGAAAATTCTGACAGTGGTTACTACAGTAACTTTTGGGAAAGTGAGAGCATGAAATCCATAtatagattaatatatatatatatatatatatatatatatatatatatatatatatatatatatatatatatatatatatatggaactaacattccctgtttttaatatagaacagtacttggtatagcattaattatgtgtttggagagtgcagagtatccctgttttcttgtctataaaatgtgggcaacccgctcttgcaccccagtttgtacatggtgggcctgagtcattaaggagagtatggcaaaaaaaggagtaaatgttcaccgggacaaaccatgttacaatgctaggggggaaaattagtttattatgttgcacataaaataaatacttgctgttttgtcagctagcacacacatacttgatagctttatttttactctgaaatgtaaagctgatctaggacatgccctaccccaactataaatctgtccccacattttactttaaccccccctccaatgcaacatggttttgccaagatgcaaagttactcctttttttttgctttactctccttaatgactcagccccggtgagtgcagaggatctatgtctgtttttgtttatataatgtaagtcCCATAACTTTTGCACCccattttctacattctttacatttattaattccaacttgagtcaggtgagtcccaggtgtctcatggctgctagtgcttgggaaagtctTGCCTTCAAaatctgtgtgcaggtaagccttaagcccagataaaatagcatagcatttgatcatgttaggactggccagaatgggaagactttggcgtcagttggtcaacttaacatatattgcaatatgtggaactaacattctctgtttttaatatagaacagtacttggtatagcttcaattatgtgtttggagagtgcagagtatccctgttttcttgtctataaaatgtgggcaaccccctcttgcaccccagtttgtacatggtgagtgcagaggatctatgtctgtttttgtttttatatatatatatatatatatatatatatatatatatatatatatatacacatacatgtaatGAACATTGGTTGGTGAGTGCTAAACataacacatattacatattattaaatGCAACTTTTCACATTACTTCTGACAAAACATATGGctaaataaaaatgaatcaatTCACAGTTATAGATGTTTTAGAACTTACACATTGTTTATTGTACAGAGAGAACAGtcaacatatttacatttataccTACAGTATGTACAAATGCCATGTTTATCACCTATGTTTAAATGTCCCATTTAACGTATATTAGTATCAAGTGATTGGCTAAATGGAACAGTATGGTGATATCCAAGAAAATGTCACAAGTAAATAACGTGCACTTCCCCTGTCCACAGAATGACTGATGAGCTGTATAACATTGAACTGAATCTGTGTTGTTCCCACAGATTTTAACAGCAGCACAGCCATCACCAGGTACAATATTTAGgggaaatattttaatttttctgttttgcaaacaacaaaacaatTGAGATGCATCTTGAATTCTGGCAAGGAAAGAAACATAACATTAAGATTAGTTGTTATGAATATTGAGAGAAAGAATAAAAACTATATCAAGGTAACACACatccaaaaacaaataaatccatttttctcactatatacatatacaccacGGTGTATTACGGAGCTAAATGATCTAAGACTGATGTATTGTTTTACTAAATATGTTAAGGGTACAATCTTTTTTGTGTTttagcaaaataatttaaaaaaacaaggaGGGTGTTGCTCTTTGTATTAGTATTTTGCACTCTCAGTGATAACATAGCGTGTATCACTGACATTCTATGTTTTATAATATGACTTTATTCCTTTATCAGATTACCTTTTTACATTGTCATAAAGCTGGGAGCTATAGCTGTTTGTAAAGGAGATAGATAATATGTATTAAACATTACGCTTCAACAAATGTGTGGTGGAAAGTCAAGCTAAGACAgagtaatttatttttactttcatatttgaatattttaaactttgtgtttgcaatcaggttggttgctataggcaacatctccactattcaaatccgctagaaactcgcagcttgatacatttaccctctgaaaTATCTTCTGTAGTGAGAATATTCtccatttttgtttctcatggtatTTTGTGTTTCTgcacagaggcagaactagtgagctgtgggccccggtgagGACAAGCGAATTatatctgccatgcagtggggcCTATTATCTCCAAGGGCCCCAGTGCACGTCATCTGCCGAACCactggtagttccgccactggtttcTGCACACAGGATATGCTATCTAAACTCAGACTTAAATAGATATCTCTGAATTGTTCAGTTTTGTATGGGCAGTCACAATATCcacattataaatatatctaCAGTTTTTAATGTTGATTAAAATCTACCATAGTTCCTGGACGGTGCTAAACATCTCTCCCCACTATCCCACAACATTTATCTGTGCCTAACCACCCATGAAAACAATACTAATTCTTAAATATCCACTCTGCATCATGTATTAGTTACACTCACCAAGCCTCCTACTCCAAGTGCAATAAACAGCAACATTGTATCCATTAGTATATGCATCAAGCCCCTCACCCAAGATCAGTTTATCTCTTTGCAGGTTCATACTTGCACTAAAATGTTTACATGGGAAAAATCTGTTTTCCCTCACTCTTGAActgaggctaaagcctgacataCCCTTATTATAATCTGCCACTGACAACATCCATCACATGAACAGATGACAATTcataagtgtgtttttttttttataaacgggGTGAAATGTAAATTCAGATATGGGCGTAAGTCTCCAAGGTTAAATATACAGTGTTCATGTAAAGGCCTCAGTCTCATTCTTTCTGGAAATTCAGGTAAGGGCCTAGGTCCTCACTTTCTTCTGCAGAGCTGCTGAACGAACTACTTGTATCTGTGCCGTTTTCTAACAGAgaaacaatgttttgtttttgatttcTTATTGCTAGCTGAATGGGGGTACAGCCACTGTTGTCTTCTATATTCTTTTTGGCACTAACCCGGAGTAAAGTCTTTATGATAGCTGCATTAGCATTTAGAACCGCCACGTGTAACGGAGTCCAGCCAAATATGTTCTGAGCATCCACATGAGCTTTCTTTTCAATGAGCTTTATAGCACTGCAAAAAGAACCTCGTTGCACTGCAAGATGCAACGGCGTCCAGCCAGACATCTCGGCAACATTTGGGTCAGCTCCCATATCCAGGAGAAGGGAAATAATTGAATCTTCATTATAGCGTACGGCTAAATGGAGTGGTGTCCATGTCATGTGCCCAGCAGCATCTAAGTTGACATCGTTGTCCTTGAGTAAATGTATTATGTCAGTGTGTCCTTTAAATACTGCTAGGTGCAAAGGTGTCCAGCCCTGATTTGTCTTCAGGTTGACTTGGGCACTATGCTTTATGAGGTGTTTGCATATCAAACTGTTACCTTTCACTACTGCCATATGCAAAGGGCTATAAAGGCTCTTATCGGTACAGTTTACATTTGCTCCTATTTGGATCAAATGTTGCACCACTCGAAAGTAACTTCTGTCGGCAGCAATGTGAAGGGGAGTCCTGTGATTCTTCTGCTTGCAGTTGGGGTCAGCTCCTTGGCTGATCAGAAGCTTGACGATTTTATAGTGGCCAAAATATGACGCTACATGAAGAGCTGTTTTCCCATCTATTTCTTGACAATTTGGGTTGGACTGTCGGGTGAAAAGGACACGGACAACATTCTCAAATCCATTTTGGGAGGCCAGGTGAAGTGGTGTCCAGTCGTCCCGTTCCTTGGCATCAACAAGTGCTCCATGATCTAAAAGCAACCGAGCTATACGATCATCACCTCCTTGGGCTGCAAAATGTAGTGGTGACCATTTGTCTTCATCAGTTATATTCACATCTGCTCCATTCTCTATTAAACAAGCACATATGTCTGGTAGTTTTCTTTGCACTGCCAAGATGAGAGGTGTGTATCCACTCATGGTACGGCTATTGACATTGGCATTCAGATTGAGAAAGTGGTTTACTCTCTCAAAGTTTCCTTGAGCAACCGCAAAGTGAAGCAGAGTGAAATTATTTTCATCTACCCAGGAAATGTCTTTGTTGTTGTCTTCTAACATAGTATGAATCATGCTTCCCGTTCCTAGGAAAAAATACACATCAGCTTTAGTAAGAGCATTGATTTCACTTGTATATCTATCTAGACCCATTAAAGCAAtgtcatgtttgtttgttttaacacaAGACCTTTTGCACTTTTTCCAAATAACaagaaattggatcattacatgcACAtctgtaattgcagtgttgtccTTTATTTGCACAAGAGTCACAATCAATGTTTAAACTCTGCAATCCTCTGTGACAGCTTATTAAGGAGATCAAGGCCTTAGCACAATCCTTTAAAACTAGCTTTTAAATATACTGAATTTCTGTAAGAGACAATTATTGCTACTCTTTGTACTTCATTAGATATACAAATGTCCCATTAGAAGAGGCAGCAGCTTCGCTGTCTGTCAAATAAACTTATAAAACTGTTTGCATGCtgcataaataatttattaatgaaGGGTAGCACTTTCACATAACCTGGAACACTATTGTTTATGATTCAGCTCACACTGCATTGTTGTGAACTcagatttatttttcctttaatcaatgattattgattttttttttttaaatcacaaaaaTGTACTGAGAAAAACAATGTCTGCTCAGATAGCATTCTGCTATATTTGCAGGACATTTAATTATTCTGTCCCACACTGAACAGGAAAACGGTTTGATTTTTAATAGACTCAATGTGTTTAAAGAGGATTTGTCTGGCTTAACTTCAAAATCCTATACTGCAATATGTGTGAAAAAGGTGGAGACATATCTTATATTTTGGCAAAATATGATCAAAGTATTAAAGAAAGAACATCTCCTCTGAGAAAAAGCGGATTATGAACTGGACGATGTGTTAACctggaataaaaataaagataggaATTCCCAGTACAAACAGAGAAAAATCTTGTAAATTCAACAATAAAagtaaacaacataaaaaaaagccAATAGCGTGTGCTGGA
Above is a genomic segment from Mixophyes fleayi isolate aMixFle1 chromosome 11, aMixFle1.hap1, whole genome shotgun sequence containing:
- the ANKK1 gene encoding ankyrin repeat and protein kinase domain-containing protein 1, giving the protein MAGEESERTGNLTEFKKEDFDNDWTTIALGGFGKVYKVRHKKWWSVYALKCSSSFQEDPELESTTYNSLMEEASKMEKIKFRYIVQIYGICINPLGIVMEFMENGSLEKLIPTHTLSWQLKFRFIHEIALGMNFLHIMKPPLLHLDLKPGNILLDEHLHVKISDFGLSKWKENSTHKDYIERSHIRGTLNYIPPEMFLQSCRVAGTKYDVYSYSIVIWELLSEKKPFAGNSMMSVIVKVAAGQRPPIEDISEDGPVECQQMIDLMKRCWDQSPTARPCFSDIIIESHMLLCLLQSPLPEHEVAWSKAEQDLKSSAAIFLNGNIDGSQQPSTQNSLSSGTGSMIHTMLEDNNKDISWVDENNFTLLHFAVAQGNFERVNHFLNLNANVNSRTMSGYTPLILAVQRKLPDICACLIENGADVNITDEDKWSPLHFAAQGGDDRIARLLLDHGALVDAKERDDWTPLHLASQNGFENVVRVLFTRQSNPNCQEIDGKTALHVASYFGHYKIVKLLISQGADPNCKQKNHRTPLHIAADRSYFRVVQHLIQIGANVNCTDKSLYSPLHMAVVKGNSLICKHLIKHSAQVNLKTNQGWTPLHLAVFKGHTDIIHLLKDNDVNLDAAGHMTWTPLHLAVRYNEDSIISLLLDMGADPNVAEMSGWTPLHLAVQRGSFCSAIKLIEKKAHVDAQNIFGWTPLHVAVLNANAAIIKTLLRVSAKKNIEDNSGCTPIQLAIRNQKQNIVSLLENGTDTSSSFSSSAEESEDLGPYLNFQKE